The following proteins come from a genomic window of Flavobacteriales bacterium:
- a CDS encoding SDR family NAD(P)-dependent oxidoreductase, whose translation MDLGLNNKVAFVAASSQGLGKSVALELAREGASVVLCGRDLER comes from the coding sequence ATGGATTTAGGATTGAATAACAAGGTGGCTTTTGTGGCCGCTTCCAGTCAGGGTTTGGGTAAAAGTGTGGCTTTGGAATTGGCACGTGAAGGAGCATCTGTGGTGCTATGTGGCCGTGACCTGGAGCG
- a CDS encoding cupin domain-containing protein, producing MKVTKHNWDNVPVEEVTPMMHRQIIAGEKVMIAKMKFKDGFRVPLHQHENEQVTHCISGTMRFWFGADKSEVVDLHPGDTIVIPANLPHEALMIGEVEEMDTWAPPREDWLNGTDDYLRK from the coding sequence ATGAAAGTAACAAAACACAATTGGGACAATGTGCCTGTAGAAGAGGTCACTCCCATGATGCATCGCCAAATCATTGCGGGTGAAAAAGTGATGATTGCGAAAATGAAGTTCAAGGACGGTTTCCGGGTGCCCCTGCATCAACACGAGAATGAGCAGGTCACACATTGCATCTCGGGTACGATGCGGTTCTGGTTCGGAGCGGATAAGTCGGAGGTGGTCGATCTTCACCCGGGAGATACCATTGTGATCCCAGCCAACCTGCCTCATGAAGCACTTATGATTGGTGAAGTGGAGGAAATGGATACCTGGGCTCCGCCAAGAGAGGACTGGTTGAACGGAACGGATGATTATTTGAGGAAATAG
- a CDS encoding SGNH/GDSL hydrolase family protein, which produces MEIRNIEAMWSSCINAGFLFIAAVNILGDSLYSIDVRNDQSIQISTMTGQQKTKTYLALGDSYTIGERVAEKDRWPVILKEELSAQGVMLEDPQIVAVTGWTTDELMAGIEKEEVADTFDLVSLLIGVNNQYRGRDVEEYRKEYNQLLDMAVRFAGGKSSNVFVLSIPDWGATPFAKDRDQQAIAREIDIYNQVKKDETVKRYIPFIDITGISRQAKSDPELIADDGLHPSGKMYKLWVDEIMKQIPDKLGLIK; this is translated from the coding sequence ATGGAAATCCGTAATATTGAAGCCATGTGGTCATCGTGCATCAATGCAGGTTTTCTTTTTATAGCCGCGGTTAATATACTGGGAGATTCTTTGTATTCAATTGATGTGAGGAATGATCAGTCTATTCAAATTTCTACCATGACAGGACAACAAAAAACAAAGACATATTTGGCATTAGGTGATAGCTATACCATTGGTGAACGTGTGGCTGAAAAGGATCGGTGGCCGGTCATCCTGAAGGAGGAGCTTTCTGCGCAGGGGGTGATGCTGGAAGATCCGCAAATTGTTGCTGTTACCGGCTGGACAACCGATGAACTTATGGCCGGTATAGAAAAGGAAGAGGTGGCGGATACGTTTGACCTGGTTTCATTGCTCATTGGAGTGAATAACCAATATCGTGGAAGGGATGTGGAGGAATATCGAAAGGAATACAATCAACTGCTGGATATGGCTGTACGCTTTGCCGGTGGCAAGTCTTCAAATGTATTTGTGTTGTCTATCCCGGATTGGGGGGCGACACCGTTTGCAAAAGACAGGGATCAACAAGCCATCGCAAGAGAGATAGATATTTATAACCAGGTGAAAAAGGATGAAACGGTGAAAAGGTATATACCATTCATTGATATTACAGGAATATCCAGACAGGCAAAGTCAGATCCTGAATTGATCGCTGATGACGGCCTGCATCCATCCGGTAAAATGTATAAACTTTGGGTGGATGAGATCATGAAACAGATTCCCGATAAACTGGGATTGATAAAATAA